The Epilithonimonas zeae genome contains a region encoding:
- a CDS encoding Crp/Fnr family transcriptional regulator gives MEYQNFRNHLSKILGVPIGSLELCSSFYEIKEVKKNEIILREGEISDCTFFVEKGLLRMYSIDKAGKEHVIQFAPENWIISDTTSQLLNEKSRFYIEAIEESTIVVTREGFFENLSKIYPDVAEKNQRLMFNHIKNLQNRVNALISTTAEERYLDFLKKYPNLMLRAPQWMVASYLGITPESLSRVRKELAKKKFEI, from the coding sequence ATGGAATATCAGAATTTCCGCAATCATCTTTCTAAAATACTAGGTGTTCCGATTGGAAGCTTAGAACTATGTTCATCTTTTTATGAAATCAAAGAAGTTAAAAAAAACGAAATCATCCTGAGAGAAGGCGAGATTTCTGACTGTACATTTTTTGTGGAAAAAGGCTTATTGAGAATGTATTCTATTGATAAAGCTGGGAAAGAACACGTGATACAATTTGCGCCGGAAAACTGGATTATTTCTGATACAACCAGTCAGTTGCTTAACGAAAAATCGAGATTCTACATAGAAGCCATCGAGGAAAGTACGATTGTGGTGACAAGAGAAGGTTTCTTTGAGAATCTTTCAAAAATCTATCCTGATGTTGCCGAAAAAAATCAACGATTGATGTTTAACCATATCAAGAATCTTCAGAATAGAGTAAATGCTTTGATTAGCACAACTGCGGAAGAACGTTATCTGGATTTCCTGAAAAAATACCCGAATCTGATGCTTCGTGCGCCACAATGGATGGTAGCTTCTTACCTTGGAATTACTCCGGAAAGTTTGAGCCGTGTAAGAAAAGAATTGGCTAAAAAGAAATTTGAGATTTAA
- the ytxJ gene encoding bacillithiol system redox-active protein YtxJ — translation MGFLDQIFGKKEEQDQTKSLWRKIESEKDLDSAVEKSSQQKVLIFKHSTRCFISKTVLKNFEKQMQNSDKDYSYYFLDLLAHRNLSNEIESRFDIVHQSPQLIVLENGKSTYNASHQNIDLHTVN, via the coding sequence ATGGGATTTTTAGATCAAATATTTGGTAAAAAAGAAGAGCAGGATCAGACCAAAAGTCTTTGGAGAAAAATTGAATCTGAAAAAGATTTGGATTCTGCTGTTGAGAAATCTTCTCAGCAAAAAGTCTTGATTTTCAAACATTCTACACGTTGTTTCATCAGTAAAACTGTGTTGAAAAACTTCGAAAAGCAAATGCAGAATTCGGATAAAGATTACTCGTATTATTTTTTGGATTTGTTAGCTCACAGAAACTTATCAAACGAAATTGAATCCCGTTTTGATATTGTTCACCAGAGTCCACAGCTTATCGTTCTGGAAAATGGAAAATCAACGTACAACGCATCTCACCAAAATATCGATTTGCATACAGTTAATTAA